The genomic interval CGCGCGCGTTGCCGAGCAATATCAGGCAGGGGCCTTGGTATCGGAACTAATGCGCAAGCACGGCTTGTCGCACGGACGCGTTCAAAAGGCGCTTAAGGGCCACGGAATAAAAATCTCTCCTGGTAACCATCTGCGCAGAGCAACCGATGAGGAGTTCGTGGCGGCATTCGGGACAGGCAAGAACGACGTTCAGATCGCTAGGGAGATGAACATAGACCGCGGAACGGTGAGCAAGCGTCGTGCAAGGTTAACGGCAAGAAGATGAGAACAGCACCCCAAGGGCGGGGAGCTGCCGTTCGCGGCGCGCTGGATCAAAGTCTCCTTTGGAAGAACCCACCTATTTTACCGCGTCGGAAAAAGTTTGCTTTCAGAGAACTTTTTTCCTTGAAAGCTGACAATGCCATTCCCACATCCCTCCTGTGTAACAACGGAAGAAGTTCCTCATACCCAGCTTGGACTTGTTCAAGCGCGGAGGGGTTTTCCCCTCTACCACTTCTACCGCACACGGCCCGGAGGCCCCGGAGGGGGACGAGGGGACGGCGGCGGGCGAAGCAGACGCGATAGCAAGGACAGCTATCGCGTCTAGGCAAAGGGTTTAGTCGTCGGTTTCCGTTTTCTGTTGGGTGAGGACCCTTGTTTAGTGGCATCCGCTGTGGATGTTGCGCCGGGGCCAACAGAAAGGAGGAGCAATATGGCTCTCTCTGAAGATACACACCGACGGCGGCGGCGACGTCGGTTTTGGAGGAAACTCCGGAACCCTCGCACCGTGATGGTCATCCTTAGGGTGGCTATCTTCATCTACCGGCTTGTCCGGTGGTTGATGGCGATTTTCGGATCGCCCGGCTAATCGCCGCCCGCCTAATGTCTAAGCGGGAAAGGCAAACGGGATGAAACGATGATCCATGAAGCACTAAGGTTGATCCGAGTGTTCCATGACTTGAAACAGGTCGAATTGGCGGAAAAACTCGGCATCTCGAAGTCCCATATTTCAGAGATCGAAAAGGGTAACAAATCTCCCTCTCTCGATCTGATCCAGAGATATGCGACAGAGTTCAAAATTCCGGTTTCGTCTATCATGTTCTTTGCGGAAGAGCTGCCGAACGCCAAGTCTGGCGACAAAATCCGTTCAAAAATTGCGGGCAAAGTCATCGACATTCTGCGTTTCGTTGAAAGGAAAGCAGATGCCGAAGACGCAACCTGAAGAGGGTTACCAACTCAAGGACAGCCCGTTTTTCCGCCTCAGAAGCCGGAAGCAACTGGCCAAGATTCTCAGAGTGTCCGCCGACACGTTGGACGAGATCAGCCACCGCAATGACCTCTACGTCCGCCGCTGGAAGCACAAGAGGCTAAAGGATAATGAAAAAGGCGCGTGGCTGAAGCAGCCTCCAACGCCGGAACAGGCTGAGAACTACCGCCCTATCGACATTCCCGACCCGCAGCTCAAAGCGATGCAAGGCCGAATTGGTGATCTTCTGGGGCGTGTCAAAGCCCCAGAGTTCCTTTTCAGCCCGGTAAAAGGCCGCTCATACGTCGAAAACGCAGCGCACCACAAAGAGGCCAAGGCGTTCTGGCTACTGGACGTCGCGGACTACTTCCCAAGTTGTTCAGCCAACAACGTCGCCCGATTTTTCCATCGGGAGCTTGAATGCTCTCCGGACGTAACCGCCGTTTTGGTTCACGTCGCAACTCTGGGAGGATGCCTGCCTCAAGGCTCGCCATGTAGCCCGATCCTAGCTTACTACAGCAACAGCCATATTTGGCTTGCCGTCGAAAAACTGGTGAAGGCGAGAGGGTGCAAACTAAGTCTCTATGCTGACGACATAACGATTTCCGGCGACATCGTGCCCAAAGCGCTAATCTGGGAGATCAAAAAGATCGTCATTGGCAACGGGCTACGGCTCAAGGCGTCGAAGGAAGTCAGCTTGATAAACGCTCCTGCTGATATCACAGGAGTCATTGTAAAGGATGGGGCTACACACCTTCCTAATCGCCAACTGAAGCGACTTGCCGAGCTAAAGCAAGAGCGCGCTAGGACGACGAACCCAAAGCTCCAGCAGCGGATCGACAATCAAATCGCGGGGCGCCTTTCTCAGCGAAAACAAGTTGAAAACCCGAAGACTTGAACAACGTAAAGCCGACCGTTGTTTGGCGCCGATTGAATGACCGATAAGGGCCGAAATTTCCGCGACAGTGCAGCAAAGGGTAGGCTCGTTTTGTCAGCTATTAGCCTTGTCGGCAACCTTAGGGTTCCAGGCAGATCCCACGTTTTCATGAAGCGGCGCACCCGCGCTGCGGGTGCAAATGAGATGTTTGCCCTCTAGCGGCGGGCAAACCGAGCCAGGGCGCAGCGGCACCCAAAGGGCATTTCGTGACCCGAAAGGGCAAATGCCCTGACTATCGACAATTGGGAAATGGTCGGAGCGAGAGGATTCGAACCTCCGACCCCCTGCTCCCGAAGCAGGTGCGCTACCAGGCTGCGCTACGCTCCGACCGTGGAGGGGCAGGTAGCGCGGGGCGGGGGTGAATGCAAGGGGATTCTTGGAGAGAGGCGTTTTCAGTGATGCGAATTGCCGCGCTGGAACAGGATTCGGCCCAGAAGCGTGGATTTCGGCGTGGTCACGCCATCCATCCGCATCCGTGCCGCGATCACCGGACGGTTCGACGCCCCGCCCCGGGTGCGCTCTCGCCAGACGATGTAAAGGCCCGACAGGATGATCACGCCCGCGCCGATCA from Paracoccus fistulariae carries:
- a CDS encoding reverse transcriptase family protein, producing MPKTQPEEGYQLKDSPFFRLRSRKQLAKILRVSADTLDEISHRNDLYVRRWKHKRLKDNEKGAWLKQPPTPEQAENYRPIDIPDPQLKAMQGRIGDLLGRVKAPEFLFSPVKGRSYVENAAHHKEAKAFWLLDVADYFPSCSANNVARFFHRELECSPDVTAVLVHVATLGGCLPQGSPCSPILAYYSNSHIWLAVEKLVKARGCKLSLYADDITISGDIVPKALIWEIKKIVIGNGLRLKASKEVSLINAPADITGVIVKDGATHLPNRQLKRLAELKQERARTTNPKLQQRIDNQIAGRLSQRKQVENPKT
- a CDS encoding helix-turn-helix transcriptional regulator yields the protein MIHEALRLIRVFHDLKQVELAEKLGISKSHISEIEKGNKSPSLDLIQRYATEFKIPVSSIMFFAEELPNAKSGDKIRSKIAGKVIDILRFVERKADAEDAT